The stretch of DNA GGGTCGCTCCCGCCACGGCCCCAGCCGCTCGTGCGCCACGGGCAACCGGGCGGCCGGGTTGCAAGACGTTGCCGCACGGCGGGATAAGCAGGACGGCAGATGTGAATCGCCGGAGGGCCAAAGTGTGAATCGACCCCCCACGTCGATTTCACGCTCCAGTACGGTCGTAAACGGGGGCGCCGGGGCACGGGGTGAGTCCCGATGCGTCCGGGAACCGAAGAAGACGGAACGCGGCGACGACGGACAGCACCTTCACCGCCAGCGAGCGCCCCGGTCGCCTACGGTACCTCCTGGCCGCCGTCATGTTCGAGTTCGCGCAACCAGAGGCGCGCTTCCCGGGCGCGCGTACCGGTCGGGTTGGGGTGTTCGTTGGTGTACTTCCGCAACCAGAGCAGCAGGTCGCGGCGGTCCAGGGACGCAACCGCGCGACTGAACAATCGCTCTCGGTGGACCGCTTTCCGCGCCTTCCCGCCAGCATCGGGCGTTGTCATGCCTCGCCGGGCGCGTCGGCGAGGTGGGGCACCAGCGGGCCAAGGATGGTGTCCGCCACGGAGCGGGGGCTCGTGAGGGGCAGTCCCATGTCGTGGGCGGCCTTGAGGGCCTCACCGAGATCCCGGACACGCCAGAAGACCAGCATCGGCTCGCCTCCGGCCATCGCAATCGTAATCCTTCGATTCAACGCGCTCGGCCTCTCGTTTCGCTCCTTCGGGTCCATCAAGGCAGCTTATCAGCGCCTCGTCCCCGGGCCAAGGCATGATCAGAAACAGGCATGATCAGAAACCTGATCTGCCACCGGCCTCCACCGCCTGGGAGAGGATCATGCGGCCCGATCCCCTTCTCCCGTCCGGGCCAGCGGCGCGGTCCCCATCCGCGTACCCGCCACGGCGGCGACGATTTCCGCGGGGGTCATATAGAGGCCACCGCGCCTGCCAGCCTCCGCAGGGGACACACGGAGTGTGGCCACGGGGAGTAACAACGCCTCCCCCTCCGTAGCGGCGTCCGACCATCCCGCCCGCCACAGTCGCGGGCGCGCTCCCCAGCGCCGTTGCGATCCGGTCCCAGCCCCCGGCATTCGCCAGAGCAACAACTCGGATTAGGTCAATGCCTGTCGTCGGGCGGGATGGTCCCGAGACTCCGGCGGGAGCCCGTGCGGACGACCCGAATCTCCACGGTGTCCGAAGACGGGGTCAGTCCGTCGAAGTAGCCGTAGACGCCTTCCCCCTCGATGCCGAAGTCAGGCCACGGCTGCGGCAGGGGGAATTCGCTGAACTCCGCGACGAAGTTGGTGTAGTGCCAGCCGATTCCGAACAGCCTCAGTTCCAGCCGATGGGCCAGCGGGCCGCCGTGGATGTGGTGAACGGTGTCCGCCGCGTCGCCATCAAGCAGTTGGGGGTATGCACCTGAGAGGCCCACTTCCGTGCCATCTTCCTGAATCTCCCAGTAATCCGCGTGGGCCATCAGCGTGCCGATGTCCGGGCCCTTCCTGTATTCCAGCGGGATTGGTACGCTCCACTCGTCCCCACCGGCCGTCAGTTGCACGTCGTCCGCCGGATCCTCGATCACCGGCGGTGCGGGCATCGTCATGTCGCCTGTGAAGGAACCGAGCGGTGCCGTCCCCCGGATTCCGTAGCTCCGGCTTGCCCGGACGGCCTCGGGGAGAGCGGCTGCGTAGCAGCGCGCCGGACCCGGCCAGTTCGAGACTGGCATTTCGTACGCGCACGACTCCGGGTCCGGTTGCGCGGAGAACGTGGCCGTCCAACCGGGTCCTTCCAGCACCGCCGTGATCCGCGGCGCCTCCGCGCCCTGCGGGCGGTGGGGGTGCACGGCCAGGATACGCGCCTCGGACTTGCCGGCCTCGAGAACGATGGTGATGGTGGTGACGTCCGGGTGGGCTTCGATGGAATCCGCCGGTCGGAAGAGCTCGCACGCCGACAGCGCCAGGACCGGACCGAGCGCGAACGCGGAGCGCCGGGCCGCGAGCGCGCTCAAAACCGGAAATCCACGCCAAAGAATGGAAGCATCGGCAGTTGGGGCAAATACACCTTCTCTACGTCCAGGTCGCCGAAGTCCTGCCGCACGCGCCATCCCACGACGTTGGGAAGGCTGAAGAGGTTGGCGACCGACACGTAGGGCGTCAGCGTTCCGCCGCCGAACCATGAGACCGGACTGTCGCGCCGCCAGCCGATGTCGATGCGCATATAGTGCGGCAGCCTGCCCGCGTTGTACTCGCCGCCGAGGACCACGAGCTCCGCTTCCCCCCGGTGGTATTCGTTCGCGGCGGCCAGGGCCAGCACCTCCGTCTCCGGCTGGCCCGAGCGCAGCGAGAAGCGGGCCGACCACGACGATGCGCCGGGGGCGTACGCGGTACCCACTTCGAGTTCGTGCTCGCGATGGAACCGGGGCGTGTATTTCCGCAAACCCACCGTCCGCTGCACTCTGGCCCAGCGATAGGTTCCGAGCATCGAGAGTCCCGAGTCGGAGATCCAACTCGTGGTCGTCTCGATTCCCCTGGCGGTGCCGCTGGCGACCTCCCAGCGTGACGGGTCGGCCAGCGCGGTGCGTATCGACGGCCGCTTGCCCAGCGGCGGCAGGCGGAGGTGGTCCAGCATGCGCGCGTAGGCGTCCAGCCTGAAGCGGAGCCCGCCCCGCGCAGCCTGCCAGCCCACCGAGACCTCCGTGTTTCTCGGCACGGGCGCCCGGGCCACGGGAACCAGAAGGTCGTAGGCGAGAAAGCTCGCGCCGACGGCCTCCTCGTCCCGCGCCGAGGCCAGCATCTGGTGGGAGCGCGCGGCGGACACCCTCAAGTCCCACCACGACGCCTCGTAGCCGAGCTCCGCGAAGGGCGCCAGCGTGGTGGCCAGCCCCTCGAAGCGGTCGGCTCTGAGTCCGGCCCGTGTCGAGAGCCCGCCCGCCAGCGGAATCTCCACGCTCGAATAGGCGGCCAGGCGCCACCGTTGCTCGTCGAGAGTGAACGACGACACGAAGAAGCCCTCGTCCGAAATGAACTCGTCCGCCAGCTCGAAGTCGTGGATTCCGCTGTAGCGGGTCGCCTGCACGCCGGTCACGAGCGTGGACCGCGCCAGATGCCACGTGGCGCGCAGGTCGGCGCGGGTCTCGCTCATCGCCCCGGTGCCGAAGGCCAGCGTGTCGACGGGCTGGGCCGCGCCGGGGACAACCGGCAAGCCAACGTGCCGCGTCCCCAGCGACAGGAGATCGCTTGTGAAGTGGCTCGAACCCAGGTTCGCGTCCAGGATTCCCGCGTCCCCGATCCTGTCGCGGTAGTGCGCCGAGACCGCGATGTTCCCCCACGCCAGTTCCAGCGCGTGCGTCGTGTCCTGGTCGAATCTCTCCAGGGATTCGGTATTCAGGTAGCCGCTGAC from Gammaproteobacteria bacterium encodes:
- a CDS encoding TonB-dependent receptor; amino-acid sequence: MVTTTALLATAIGQATLSGVVRDSVDLEPIGFAHVTVAALEREAATVSGVSDRHGAFVVPGAPAGGSVRVEVSAFGYATWTRAFEALPSEPVRVLLSPEPIALEGLEAVVGGRAGDPISLSRDAFVIDAALMRTLPTILETDVLRATAVSPSASAASDYTSVPFIRGGASYGTPVLLDGVRLFNAFHLGGFLSAISAEAVERATVLPSAGGTGMTIGSLSGAIDIATRDGARDEMRVLGALGLASSRLSVEGPVGENVSYLLNGRRTYIDGVTLALSRAGFISQHVPYSFQDVHGKVTADLGGVRRLSVSGYLNTESLERFDQDTTHALELAWGNIAVSAHYRDRIGDAGILDANLGSSHFTSDLLSLGTRHVGLPVVPGAAQPVDTLAFGTGAMSETRADLRATWHLARSTLVTGVQATRYSGIHDFELADEFISDEGFFVSSFTLDEQRWRLAAYSSVEIPLAGGLSTRAGLRADRFEGLATTLAPFAELGYEASWWDLRVSAARSHQMLASARDEEAVGASFLAYDLLVPVARAPVPRNTEVSVGWQAARGGLRFRLDAYARMLDHLRLPPLGKRPSIRTALADPSRWEVASGTARGIETTTSWISDSGLSMLGTYRWARVQRTVGLRKYTPRFHREHELEVGTAYAPGASSWSARFSLRSGQPETEVLALAAANEYHRGEAELVVLGGEYNAGRLPHYMRIDIGWRRDSPVSWFGGGTLTPYVSVANLFSLPNVVGWRVRQDFGDLDVEKVYLPQLPMLPFFGVDFRF